One stretch of Vulpes lagopus strain Blue_001 chromosome 12, ASM1834538v1, whole genome shotgun sequence DNA includes these proteins:
- the LOC121473454 gene encoding uncharacterized protein C3orf26 homolog has product MADALGDEWWEKQPAGAASSPEASDGEGGRDTEMMQQETAPVPAQSKKTKQPKECFLIKPKETKEDATKTKRRRKKKITDVLAKSEPKPGTPEDLQNLMKDYFSSSRSVIELEELNLPDSCFLKANDLTHSLSSYLREICPKWVKLRKNHNEKKSVLMLIICSSAVRALELIRSMTAFRGDSKVMKLFAKHIKVQEQVKLLEKRVVHLGVGTPGRIKELIKQGGLNLNPLKFLVFDWNWRDQKLRRMMDIPEIRKEVFELLEMGVLSLCKSESLKLGLF; this is encoded by the exons ATGGCAGACGCTCTTGGAGACGAGTGGTGGGAGAAGCAGCCTGCGGGAGCAGCCAGCAGCCCAG AAGCATCAGATggtgaaggaggaagagacacagaaatgATGCAGCAGGAGACCGCTCCAGTTCCTGCCCAGTCAAAGAAAACCAAACAGCCTAAAGAATGTTTCTTGataaaaccaaaggaaacaaaagaagatgCCACCAAgacaaagaggagaagaaagaagaaaattactgATGTTCTTGCAAAATCAGAGCCAAAACCGGGGACCCCTGAAGACCTGCAGAACTTGATGAAGGACTATTTCAGCAGCAGCCGCTCAGTGATTGAATTAGAAGAACTAAATCTACCAGACTCCTGTTTCCTCAAGGCCAATGATTTGACTCATAGTCTTTCATCATACCTAAGAGAAATCTGCCCTAAGTGGGTAAAACTTCGGAAAAACCATAATGAGAAGAAATCGGTTCTGATGCTGATCATCTGCAGCTCTGCTGTCCGGGCCTTGGAGCTCATTAGGTCGATGACAGCATTCAGAGGAGACAGCAAAGTtatgaaattatttgcaaaacacataaaGGTCCAGGAGCAGGTAAAGCTGCTGGAGAAGCGTGTTGTACACCTGGGTGTCGGAACACCAGGGAGGattaaagaactcattaaacaaGGTGGCCTTAATTTGAACCCCTTAAAGTTCCTGGTTTTTGACTGGAACTGGAGAGATCAGAAGTTGAGGAGGATGATGGACATTCCCGAGATAAGAAAGGAGGTTTTTGAACTTCTGGAAATGGGAGTCCTCAGTCTGTGCAAATCAGAATCTTTGAAGCTGGGCCTTTTCTAA